The stretch of DNA CGCGGTGGCGGGTCGGCGATGGTGGTGCGGCCGGAGTGAGGCAGTGCCGGGCGGGCTCGCGAGGGCCCGCCCGGCGTGGCTCAGCGGGCCGCGCAGTTCTGCTCCAGCTCGTTGGCCGCCCAGCGGATCGGCCCCTCCGGATCGTCGTGGAGGTAGCGCAACACGGGCAACGCCTCGCGTACCGCGGCAAGTTGGGCGTCGCCCCTGCCGCCGCGGGCCTGGTGCACGTCCGCCAGGTCGGCGATCAGGAGGAGCAGCGTGCTGCGGGAGCGGTTGTCCGGGTCCGTCATGAGCTCGACCAGGAACGGGATGGCCGGGACGGCCGCGGTCGATGACGCCTCCTTGGAGACGAGGAGGCGGTAGAGGTCGTGGACCGCGTCCATGGCCGTCTTCTTGTCGTCCGACGTCACCTTGCCGATGAGCTCGGGGATCATGTGGCCGGGGCCGCGCGCGGTCCAGAGCGAGCCCCAGTCGACGCTCTCCAGGCGCAGTTGGAGATCGCGGTGCGGCCACAGCTTGGCCAGGTCGAGGCGGAGAGCGGCGGTGGACTCCGCGTCGGTGACATGCAGCGTGCCGTCCGCGTCCAGGCCGAGGAACTTGATGCCGGTGCCGAGGCGGAGGTTGGCCACCGCGTCGGAAGCCAGGTCCCAGACGCGCACCAGGCCGTCCGCCCAGGCCGCGGCGAGCGCGGGCCCGGTGGGCAGGACCGCGGAGGCGAGTGAGGCGACCGGGATGCTCCTGCGGGCGAACGGCGCGCGCAGCGGCTTGCGGCGGGTCGACCAGTAGCGGATCACGCCGTGCGCGTCGCCGCTCAGGACCAGACGGGCGCCGCTCGCGAGCTCCACGCAGGTCACCGAGGTCACCGGGGCGCGGTGCAGGGCGAGGGTGATGGTCTCCGGGTCCTCGTCGTCCGTCTCGCGGACGTGCACGCGGCCTTCGCTGTCGCCCGCGACGAGCAGCGTCGGACCCTGCAGCGAGGCCACCGCCCTGAGCGTGCCCGGGGCCTCGACGAGCCCGGCCGCCGCTCCGGCCACGACAGGCG from Streptomyces sp. BA2 encodes:
- a CDS encoding WD40 repeat domain-containing protein, with the protein product MTHEIIDYGQFAERLERQQKCSRWSLLEEVQREWGYEDPGGEPGHSRWGGENKRHGIDWALPIPQALNEWWDSPLNSFAFNPRLYWVHTQWPPKISELDADTHVAATHPADTRVCVFMSEYHYAHEWGYLAAEAELPDPRVFVSIGGEWVEQSRSLSEFLMQLAFERMPAHYGWTLRFGRDTVDADPEVVRRLESSYRELGLLPWQGMGTDALSYGAPDAVIRHGRGPGADFKIVINARTREALLDVARTLGLEWTDKDIRPPAEVPPPLEDLGPVALAAGDADPRGRWTVLTREHPQPPVVAGAAAGLVEAPGTLRAVASLQGPTLLVAGDSEGRVHVRETDDEDPETITLALHRAPVTSVTCVELASGARLVLSGDAHGVIRYWSTRRKPLRAPFARRSIPVASLASAVLPTGPALAAAWADGLVRVWDLASDAVANLRLGTGIKFLGLDADGTLHVTDAESTAALRLDLAKLWPHRDLQLRLESVDWGSLWTARGPGHMIPELIGKVTSDDKKTAMDAVHDLYRLLVSKEASSTAAVPAIPFLVELMTDPDNRSRSTLLLLIADLADVHQARGGRGDAQLAAVREALPVLRYLHDDPEGPIRWAANELEQNCAAR